The Halobaculum magnesiiphilum genome contains the following window.
CCGGCCGGGTCGCCGTCGCGCTGGTCGCGCTCGGCCGGAGGAGCCTCGGCGTCGCCGTCGGTCGCGTCGCCGCCGAAGTCGTCGAGGTCGACGGTGTCGTCGCGGTCGCCGCAGACATCGACGCTCGCGGGGTCGAACGGGAGGCCGTCGACGAACTCGGCGGCGTCGGCGATGTCGCGCTGGAGCGCCTCCATCGCCTCGCGGTCGAGTTCCGGGTCCGGGAGGAACTCCGGACGGACGGGCTCGGGCATCGGGTCAGAACCGCCGCCGGCCGCCGCCGAGTCCGCCGCCGCCGCTGCCGATCTGGTTCGGGACGCCGTGTCGGCCGTCGGCGACGGTCGCGTAAATGACTCCGAGCACGAGCCCCGAGAGGTGAGCTGCGTGGGCGATGCCGACGATGTCGCCCCCAGCGAGTACACCGAACACCGATAGCCCGGCGTACAGGAGCGTGATCGTCCGGATCTTCAGCGGGATCGGCGGGATGAGCAGCATCACCTTCAGGTTCGGGTTTACGACCGAGAGGAATCCCATGACGGCCATGATCGCGCCCGAGGCGCCGTACACTCCGGCCTCCAGGGGACCGCCAAGGAGAAGTCCGGTGCCGATCTGTGCGAGCCCCGCGACGATCCCGGTGACGAGGAACATGACCGTGAATCGCTTCGATCCGAGGTATCGCTCCACGAGCGGGCCGAAAAAGTACAGCGCGATGGAGTTGCCCGCGATATGGAAGAAACCAAACGGGGAGTGAGCGAACACCGAGGTCACCACCGTCCAGAGATACCCGTCGACCAGATTCTGTCCGCTGAGAACGAACAGGTCGTCGAACAGCACTTCGCCGGCGGTGAACAGTACGGCGAACTCCGCGGCGAACGTGACCCACATCGCCGCGAGGAACACGTACGTCATGTTCCCGCGGAACGCGCCCATGATTCCCCCGGTGCTCGTCTCGCGATCGATCCTGGACTTCACCCGGGACCCGACGCCGCCGGAGTCGCCCTCCTCGACGCCGTCGTCGAAGCCGGAGTCGAAGACGCCGCCGGGATCGTTCCACTCCCCGAGCCCCGCGCAGTCGTGGTTCTCCGGAAGCCGGTGCTCCGAGCAGAAGGTCTGTCCGCAGCGTCTGCACTGGTACGGGAGGTTCTCGTACTCGCCGCACTCCGCGCACTTCGCCATTACCCGCCCTAGCCCCGGGCGGGGTATATGTCTGCCCCCTTCCGTGTCCGAACGCACACACGCGCCGACGACCGACGGGCCGATACCGACGGGTGGCCCGTCGATCTACCGGCGAACGGCCTATCGATCCGGTCCGGTCGGGAGTCGGATCAGGCGTCGTCGCCGGCGCGGTCGTGGTCGTCGTCGGCGGCAGCGACACCGTCCCCGTCGGCGTCGTCCGCGTCGCTGTCGGCGGTCGAACTGTCGTCGTCGCGGGCGGCGTTCGTCGGGACGACGGTCACGTGGTCGATGCCGACGGTGGGCTGTTTCGCGGCCATGTTCGGGTATTCCTTGCCGGTTGTGCCACAAAAGATTACCCATGCTCATAACGTATGCGCTCGGGCGGGGCCATGCTCACGGCTAATCCGGGGGTCGAGCGCGGCGAAAAACGGGGCGGTTCGCCGCCTACGCGAACTGCTCGTCGTAGAGGTCCTGGGCGTGCTCGATCGCGTCCATCGCGGCCTGCTTGTCCTCCCAGCCCAGCGTCTCGACCTCCTTGCCCTCCTCGAGGTTCTTGTAGGTCTCGAAGAACTCGTCGATCTCGTCGAGCTGCTGTTGCGGGATGTCCTCCAGGTCCTCGATGTGGTCGTACCGCGGGTCCTCGCTCGGGACGGCGATGACCTTGTCGTCCTGCTCGCCGTCGTCGTCCATCTTCATGAGCGCGACCGGACGCGCCTCGATGACGCAGCCGGGGAACGTCCGGTCCTCGACGAGCACCAGCACGTCGAAGGGGTCCTCGTCGTCGTAGTACGACTGCGGGATGAAGCCGTAGTCCGAGGGGTAGTGAACGTTCGAGTGGAGGACGCGGTCGAGCATCACGCCGGGGATGTCCTTGTCGTACTCGTACTTGTTCCGCTCTCCCTTCAGACACTCCACGACGGCGTAGATCTCCTCGGGCGCGTTCGGCCCCGTCTCGAGATCTTCCCAGAGGTTCGTCATGCGCCTGGCGGTTCCGCCAACGCGAGCAAAGACCTTTCGGCATGCGGTGAAATCAGCGAACGAAGCGTTGCCGCCGGCGACCGCGGGGACGGACCGTCGCGGTCCGATCGACGGCGATACTCCTCGGGGATGACGTGGGCCCGACCACCCGAATATAGACGGCCGAGGCCTTATCCCTTTCACGCATCTCTTTGGAAAACGAGCAGTCGACAATCCGGGGGGATGGGAGATCGCGAATCGTTCGAATAGTCGTTTCTGAGGGGCTCTACCCGCCGAATCGTTCTTTCTGGTTGGTAACAATTAAATACTCCCGTGACCTCTCACCGGCTGACCATGTCAGAGGCACAATCGAAAACCGAAGTGGTCGACATCGCGCGCGATCTCACCGCGTTCCAGCAGAACATCCTCGTCATCCTCTCGGAGGAGGCGATGTACGGGCTCGCGATCAAGCGAGAGCTCGAGAGCTACTACGACGCCGAGGTCAACCACGGGCGACTCTACCCCAACCTCGACGACCTCGTCGAGCTCGACCTGGTGGAGAAGAGCGAACTCGACAAGCGGACGAACCAGTACGAGCTGACCGAGACCGGCCGCAAGGCCGTGCTCGACCGCCTGGACTGGGTCGTCGGCAAGTATGTCACCGACGAGTCGCGCGCGGGCGACATCCGTGCGCTCGTCGACGACACGCTCGACGCGTAACCGCACAACCGCACAGAACCGCCCGCGGGGCGTCGCCGCCGGACGAGTTCACAGGGGAGTCCGCTCGTCCGCGGCCTCGAAGACGTACCGCACCGACGCCCGCACGGCGTCGCGCTGTTCTTCCGACGGCCACGCGTTGCGTGGGAAGTACTCGTCGAGGAACTCCTGCACCTCGTCGGCGTCGGCCGAGTCCATCGGCCGCGCGTAGTGATTCCCCATGAAGTCGGCGAACGCGCGGGCGTTCGCGGCGTGGGTCTCGTCGTGTTCCTCGGCGACCCGCTCCACGAGCGCCGCGTTGTACTCCTCGATCTCGCTCCAATCGTCCGGGTCGCCCGGCCCCGAGAGCGACACCTCGACGGCGCGGTCGGTGTCCTCGATGCGGTCGATCTGCACCGTTCCGTCCTCCATCCACTCGTCCGGATAGCACACGAGCGTGTCGTCGTCCTCGCGAACGCGGGCGGTGAAGCCGTGCTTGGCGAGCCGGTCGGCCCGGTCCTCGCGGTAGGCCTCGGCTTCCGCCTCGTCGACGACCTCGCGGGCCAGTCGGGTGAGTCGCTCGGCGGCGTCGACGGTCGGCTTCGGGAGTTCCTCGTCCCAGCCGTCGACGCCCGGGTCGGCCTCGTCGGTGTCGGCCTCCCCCTGGTTCTCGTCGGTCGATGCCGCTCGCGTCGCGTCGGTGGTGTCCTCTGTGGGTTCCATCTCAGCCCTCGAACGCCTCGTTCGCCAACTCGTCGGCGCGTTCGTTTATCTCCCTCGGGACGTGCTCGATGCTCCAGCGGTCGAACCGATCCAACAGCTCCAGCGCGCGAACGCGCTTCTCGCGGAGTCCGGGGTCGTTCACGTTCCACTCGCCGCGGATCTGCTTGACGATCAACTGGGAGTCGCCGCGGACGTCCGCCTCGTCGAGCCCGTAGTCGACGGCCGCCTCCAGCGCCCGGATCAGCGCCTCGTACTCGGCCTTGTTGTTGGTCGTGTCCGCGATCCGTTCGCCCCCCTCGGCGACGATGCCGTCGCCGGTGACGATCGCCCAGCCGATCGCCGCCGGCCCGGGATTCCCGCGCGAGGCGCCGTCGAAGTAGACGTGGCCGCGCCCGCCGCCCTCGCGGATCAGCGCCGCGAGGCGCTGCGGGTCGCCCCCTTGGACGACGACCTTGTCGTCGTACGCCACCGCGACGGCGCCGTCGCGCTCGGCGCGCCAGCGTTCGTGGTCGGTGTTGCCCGCGCTCACCTCGACACCCGCGTTCGTCACCCGCTCGCGGGCCGCCTCGGGGTCGCAGTCGATGACCGGCATGTCAGTCGATGGCCGCCGACGCGGAGAAAGCGTTGCCATCGGGACCAACCCTTAACTGTCTCCACGGCGACACCTTGTAAACACGATGACAGGGCCCACCCGGCAGCGTGACGAGCGCGAGCGACGGCAGTGGACCGGGGACGACCGAGGCGACGGATCGGCGACGAAGACGGCGGAAGCGGACGAGGAAACGGAGGAGGACATCGACCCGGAGGAGTTCGATGAGGAGGACCTCGTGCGCACGGCCGACGGCGAGTTGATGCACGAACCCACGGGACTGATCGTCGAGGAGGATCACGTGGACCGCGGGCCGGAGTGGCGGGCGTTCAACCACTCCGAACGCCAGGAGAAGTCGCGGGTTGGCGCGC
Protein-coding sequences here:
- a CDS encoding PadR family transcriptional regulator, which produces MSEAQSKTEVVDIARDLTAFQQNILVILSEEAMYGLAIKRELESYYDAEVNHGRLYPNLDDLVELDLVEKSELDKRTNQYELTETGRKAVLDRLDWVVGKYVTDESRAGDIRALVDDTLDA
- a CDS encoding inorganic diphosphatase, whose product is MTNLWEDLETGPNAPEEIYAVVECLKGERNKYEYDKDIPGVMLDRVLHSNVHYPSDYGFIPQSYYDDEDPFDVLVLVEDRTFPGCVIEARPVALMKMDDDGEQDDKVIAVPSEDPRYDHIEDLEDIPQQQLDEIDEFFETYKNLEEGKEVETLGWEDKQAAMDAIEHAQDLYDEQFA
- a CDS encoding DUF7108 family protein is translated as MEPTEDTTDATRAASTDENQGEADTDEADPGVDGWDEELPKPTVDAAERLTRLAREVVDEAEAEAYREDRADRLAKHGFTARVREDDDTLVCYPDEWMEDGTVQIDRIEDTDRAVEVSLSGPGDPDDWSEIEEYNAALVERVAEEHDETHAANARAFADFMGNHYARPMDSADADEVQEFLDEYFPRNAWPSEEQRDAVRASVRYVFEAADERTPL
- a CDS encoding rhomboid family intramembrane serine protease, translating into MAKCAECGEYENLPYQCRRCGQTFCSEHRLPENHDCAGLGEWNDPGGVFDSGFDDGVEEGDSGGVGSRVKSRIDRETSTGGIMGAFRGNMTYVFLAAMWVTFAAEFAVLFTAGEVLFDDLFVLSGQNLVDGYLWTVVTSVFAHSPFGFFHIAGNSIALYFFGPLVERYLGSKRFTVMFLVTGIVAGLAQIGTGLLLGGPLEAGVYGASGAIMAVMGFLSVVNPNLKVMLLIPPIPLKIRTITLLYAGLSVFGVLAGGDIVGIAHAAHLSGLVLGVIYATVADGRHGVPNQIGSGGGGLGGGRRRF
- the rnhA gene encoding ribonuclease HI yields the protein MPVIDCDPEAARERVTNAGVEVSAGNTDHERWRAERDGAVAVAYDDKVVVQGGDPQRLAALIREGGGRGHVYFDGASRGNPGPAAIGWAIVTGDGIVAEGGERIADTTNNKAEYEALIRALEAAVDYGLDEADVRGDSQLIVKQIRGEWNVNDPGLREKRVRALELLDRFDRWSIEHVPREINERADELANEAFEG